One genomic segment of bacterium includes these proteins:
- a CDS encoding PP2C family protein-serine/threonine phosphatase produces MQEAKSLKVKRNLTALVDFSRIINSSIDLEFITNNVLLTCLGKFLATRGLIALKENDKITLRASKGLPSELLNQFPEIEATVNCVDHPELISFMNTAHLKVAEKISASEDCIGIVCLGEKLNKSDYTEDDVEFLNTILNISATAVQNSMVIDELRKVNRQLDSRVQRLSSLFELSKEFGSFNESFRVVKLLVYSILGQFLVQKYAVMLFENDEPDILDSKFDNANLLTLIKKYDLQKTVDSIKKDTLKSHYAELADFGVELIVPMQMQGKTRGLIFLGTRAGSRNYSLSDIEYIYSVGNLAIISLENNRLFLEALEKQKMEEDLLIARDIQRNLLPQTLPEYEKYDIAALNVSSKQVGGDYYDVIPINDEKFYIAIADVAGKGVPASLMMANIQAFLQVICRQDLKIAEATAMINDLVTANSSEGRFITFFWGFINTGTNTFTYVNAGHNPPYLLRGDEIIKLTQGGMIFGVMKTFIPYIFEEVKLQKDDVLILYTDGVSEALNLEFEEYSEERLEKKAKEIMHKSADEILNGIKEDVQIFTQGNLQSDDITMIVIKVR; encoded by the coding sequence ATGCAGGAGGCAAAAAGTTTAAAAGTTAAAAGAAACCTCACTGCGCTTGTTGACTTTAGCAGAATCATTAATTCCAGCATTGATCTTGAGTTCATTACAAACAACGTTTTACTAACCTGCCTTGGAAAATTTTTAGCAACCCGTGGTCTTATCGCTTTAAAAGAAAATGATAAAATCACTTTAAGGGCATCAAAAGGACTCCCCTCTGAACTATTAAACCAGTTTCCTGAAATTGAAGCAACAGTAAATTGTGTTGACCATCCTGAATTGATTTCATTTATGAACACAGCACATCTGAAAGTTGCCGAAAAAATAAGTGCTTCAGAAGATTGCATTGGTATTGTCTGTCTTGGTGAGAAGCTTAATAAATCAGACTACACCGAGGACGACGTTGAATTCCTCAACACCATTCTTAATATCTCTGCGACTGCCGTACAAAATTCAATGGTTATTGATGAGCTGAGAAAAGTAAACCGGCAGCTTGATTCAAGAGTTCAGCGGCTGAGCTCGCTTTTTGAATTGAGCAAGGAGTTCGGCTCGTTCAATGAATCATTCAGAGTAGTTAAGCTTCTCGTCTATTCAATCCTTGGTCAGTTTCTTGTGCAGAAATATGCTGTTATGCTTTTTGAAAATGATGAGCCTGATATCCTCGATTCAAAATTTGATAACGCAAATCTTCTTACACTTATAAAAAAGTATGATCTTCAAAAAACAGTAGATTCAATAAAAAAAGATACACTGAAAAGCCATTATGCTGAGCTGGCTGATTTCGGAGTTGAACTTATTGTGCCGATGCAGATGCAGGGAAAAACACGCGGACTTATTTTTCTTGGAACTCGGGCTGGCAGCAGGAACTACTCACTAAGTGATATTGAATACATTTATTCTGTTGGAAACCTTGCTATCATTTCACTTGAGAATAACAGGCTTTTCCTCGAAGCACTTGAGAAACAGAAGATGGAGGAAGATCTTTTAATTGCAAGAGATATTCAGCGGAACCTGCTTCCTCAAACTCTACCTGAATATGAAAAATATGATATTGCCGCATTAAATGTTTCCTCAAAGCAGGTTGGTGGAGATTATTATGATGTAATTCCGATAAATGATGAGAAATTTTACATAGCAATTGCCGATGTTGCAGGAAAAGGTGTTCCTGCTTCGCTGATGATGGCGAATATACAAGCTTTTTTACAGGTAATTTGCAGGCAGGATCTTAAAATTGCTGAAGCAACTGCAATGATTAATGATCTCGTCACAGCTAACTCATCCGAAGGCAGATTCATTACATTTTTCTGGGGATTTATTAATACCGGAACCAACACTTTCACTTATGTTAACGCGGGGCACAATCCTCCTTATCTGCTCAGAGGTGATGAAATAATAAAGCTGACTCAGGGAGGGATGATTTTTGGTGTGATGAAGACTTTTATTCCATATATTTTTGAAGAAGTAAAGCTTCAGAAAGATGATGTTTTGATACTTTACACTGATGGAGTTTCTGAAGCATTGAATCTTGAGTTCGAAGAATATTCCGAAGAGAGACTGGAGAAAAAAGCAAAAGAGATTATGCATAAATCAGCGGATGAAATACTTAATGGAATTAAAGAAGATGTGCAGATTTTCACACAGGGCAATCTTCAATCGGATGATATAACAATGATTGTAATCAAAGTCCGGTAA
- a CDS encoding type II toxin-antitoxin system RelE/ParE family toxin gives MTRIIFHELAGKEFLEARDYYDDFVFGLGEKFVIEVERCLNIIKTNPLAYPVAKQNVRKAVIIKFPFSILYRVDENVISILPLMHQKRKPLYWAERI, from the coding sequence GTGACCAGGATTATATTTCACGAGTTAGCAGGGAAAGAGTTTCTGGAGGCAAGGGATTACTACGATGATTTTGTTTTTGGGTTGGGCGAAAAATTTGTTATCGAAGTAGAAAGATGTTTAAACATAATCAAAACTAACCCACTCGCATATCCGGTTGCAAAACAAAATGTCCGCAAAGCTGTAATCATAAAGTTCCCTTTTTCTATTTTGTATCGGGTGGACGAAAATGTTATCTCTATTCTTCCCTTGATGCATCAAAAAAGGAAACCATTATATTGGGCTGAGAGAATTTAG
- a CDS encoding PP2C family protein-serine/threonine phosphatase, translated as MNYKIFTHAALKLNFIKQNIVSTQAQFFFIASALMFVFKIFFGTPDTFILILLLDVIIAASIFFLLLALIKFENSRTAAPLSLVLNVGILLAIMFFILVFSDYLLPGIFDNINLKLNNPGLVYNIVSFIYVMLMIGFISFFLITLRHFFFLNQRKNVKVYFNTMLVFFILASLSINFFSDEELSFLSTTFFAVSVLLMIFNSIRISWIAFLSKKEKTYLLLLSFVITILFIVNILNSAEGNIYSQILTAFSPSLRQFNQMIMIYGSIYFVFLFFTTLFHLPTAEAYDRKAQEVTSLQYFSKLITEVLDFNDLAETVTDITQKLSGSKASWIIWKNGVKPSTLAAKNIGFIESDKLTAQILERISFENLTSTKTFSLKERVVNNTSENLFSVVSVSPIKTRGETQGILVAAKGQDQIFTQDDLSAIETFSDYASVAIENSRLLEESIEKERLEKELDVAREIQRKILPSDVPKYPALDIASVFIPAFEVGGDYYDFFKISETKLGFVIADVSGKGISAAFIMAEVKGIFESLSKTMERPKEILIKANDILKETLDSKSFVSAAYGYFDFKENKLIFARAGHCPLFLLRGADSKQIRPSGLGLGLSSKEYFEQTLEEYSIDLMKDDTIVLYTDGVTEAKNERLEDFGDKHFLNVLQANVLLNAEELSNKIIKEITVFSSSHDQYDDITLVIFKWQQ; from the coding sequence ATGAATTATAAAATATTCACTCATGCTGCTCTTAAGTTGAATTTCATAAAACAAAATATCGTAAGCACACAAGCACAATTTTTCTTTATTGCCTCGGCATTGATGTTTGTGTTTAAGATATTTTTTGGAACACCCGATACTTTCATTTTAATTCTTTTACTGGATGTAATAATCGCCGCCTCAATCTTCTTCCTGCTGCTTGCCTTGATAAAATTCGAGAACAGCCGCACAGCAGCTCCTCTTTCACTTGTGCTGAATGTTGGAATACTATTAGCAATTATGTTTTTCATTCTCGTCTTCTCCGATTACCTGCTGCCGGGGATTTTCGATAACATTAATTTAAAGCTCAACAATCCCGGACTCGTTTACAATATAGTTTCGTTCATCTACGTAATGCTGATGATCGGTTTTATTTCATTCTTTTTAATTACGCTAAGACATTTCTTTTTTTTGAATCAGCGAAAAAATGTAAAAGTTTATTTTAATACAATGCTTGTGTTTTTCATACTGGCAAGTTTATCAATTAATTTTTTCAGTGATGAAGAACTCTCTTTTTTGAGCACAACGTTTTTTGCTGTGTCTGTACTGCTGATGATATTTAATTCAATCCGGATTTCCTGGATTGCTTTTCTTTCCAAAAAAGAAAAGACTTACCTGTTACTTCTTTCTTTTGTCATTACAATCCTATTTATTGTTAATATCCTCAATAGTGCTGAAGGGAATATTTACAGTCAGATACTTACAGCTTTCTCTCCATCGTTGAGACAGTTCAACCAGATGATAATGATTTACGGCTCAATTTATTTTGTGTTCCTTTTCTTTACAACACTTTTTCATCTCCCGACCGCAGAAGCATACGACAGGAAAGCTCAGGAAGTTACATCGCTTCAGTATTTCAGTAAACTGATCACCGAAGTGCTTGACTTTAATGACCTCGCAGAAACAGTAACTGATATCACTCAGAAATTAAGCGGATCAAAAGCTTCCTGGATAATCTGGAAGAATGGTGTTAAACCGAGTACACTTGCAGCAAAAAATATTGGTTTCATCGAATCCGACAAGCTTACAGCTCAAATTCTGGAACGTATCAGTTTTGAAAATCTCACATCGACAAAAACTTTTAGTCTTAAAGAGAGAGTTGTAAACAACACATCAGAAAATTTATTTTCGGTTGTTTCTGTTTCTCCTATTAAAACTCGCGGAGAAACACAGGGAATTCTTGTTGCAGCAAAAGGGCAGGACCAGATTTTTACTCAGGACGATCTAAGTGCTATTGAAACATTTTCTGATTATGCTTCCGTTGCAATTGAAAATTCTCGACTACTTGAAGAATCAATTGAAAAAGAAAGACTTGAAAAAGAGCTTGACGTAGCAAGAGAGATCCAGAGAAAAATTCTTCCATCGGATGTTCCTAAATATCCGGCACTGGACATTGCATCTGTCTTTATTCCTGCATTTGAAGTCGGCGGAGATTATTATGACTTTTTCAAGATAAGCGAAACAAAGCTTGGCTTTGTGATTGCGGATGTTTCAGGCAAGGGTATTTCCGCAGCATTCATTATGGCCGAAGTTAAAGGAATTTTTGAGTCTCTCTCAAAAACGATGGAGAGACCAAAAGAAATTTTAATTAAAGCAAATGATATTCTTAAAGAAACTCTCGATAGTAAATCATTTGTCAGCGCGGCATACGGTTATTTCGATTTTAAAGAAAATAAACTCATATTCGCACGTGCAGGGCATTGTCCTTTATTCTTGCTGAGAGGTGCCGATTCAAAGCAAATAAGACCTTCCGGATTAGGATTGGGCTTAAGCAGTAAAGAATATTTTGAACAAACTCTGGAAGAGTATTCAATAGATCTGATGAAAGACGATACGATAGTACTCTACACTGATGGCGTAACCGAAGCAAAGAATGAACGGCTGGAGGATTTTGGCGATAAGCATTTTCTGAATGTTCTTCAGGCTAATGTTTTGCTCAATGCTGAGGAGCTATCGAACAAGATTATTAAAGAAATAACTGTTTTTTCCAGTTCACATGATCAGTATGATGACATAACTTTAGTTATTTTTAAGTGGCAACAATAA
- a CDS encoding T9SS type A sorting domain-containing protein, whose amino-acid sequence MKKLLQFFLFFVLLSQPILSQWYQQYPIVTNAIMDVEFVNDNIGWIVGSQGNYFGGNAKILKTTDGGNNWVAQVSGKENNFTDVIFLDLNNGWAVGGDPTLALATAIILHTTNGGEDWNEQYSASGYNLESLLFTNLNNGYAVGSNGIILKTTDGGVNWSEQNSGTTKHLNSVSFVDDNHGWIVGTQGLILSTIDGGINWNQQVSGTTNWLSGVYFIDANTGWVAGGMGWLIGSTLKTSNGGEDWQEQIVSNGLLHSVFFTDRDNGWAVGEYQILKTTNGGTDWIIQFQQASNRNFFSVHFENNSLGWVAGDCGQVLKTIDSGINWSYQLNNRGELNSVYFANNDIGWAAGNGKIIRTTNGGLKWIISAQDLPELNSINFTDTNNGWVVGGYNWNNSDGIIYITTDGGVEWIEQYSDFQCVFKSIQMLNEEVGWVVGKDSQSKGRILKTTSGGADWVTQLTDYSVGLNSVCFANQSTLWAVGDEGKILCSTNGGANWNEQISNTDFSLRSVCFVDENNGWVVGGDLNYSYVGIILRTTNGGLDWITQITDTIGFQNSIFFVDTNNGWSVGYSGGGTSYQYEVILHTTNGGITWTPQDGRCYWISSAYFTDELNGWVVGLQWDPSALGFDVILRTTNGGVSFVEEEQTEEIPTEFLLSQNYPNPFNPSTKIKYSIPPVTLRQAQSDIPVTLVVYDVLGNEIETLVNEEKPAGTYEVTWHADGLPSGVYFYQMRAGDYTAVKKMILLR is encoded by the coding sequence ATGAAAAAATTATTACAATTTTTTCTTTTCTTTGTTCTACTATCACAACCAATTCTCTCACAATGGTATCAGCAGTACCCGATAGTAACAAATGCAATTATGGATGTGGAATTTGTTAATGACAATATCGGTTGGATAGTTGGATCCCAAGGTAATTATTTTGGGGGAAATGCAAAAATTCTTAAGACTACTGATGGCGGAAATAACTGGGTTGCTCAGGTTAGTGGTAAGGAAAACAATTTTACTGATGTAATATTTCTTGATTTAAATAATGGCTGGGCAGTTGGTGGTGATCCCACTTTAGCACTTGCTACTGCAATTATTTTACACACAACCAATGGTGGTGAGGATTGGAACGAGCAATACTCAGCTTCGGGATATAACCTTGAATCTTTATTATTTACAAACCTAAATAATGGATATGCGGTGGGTTCTAATGGAATAATTCTCAAGACTACAGATGGTGGTGTTAACTGGAGTGAACAAAATAGTGGAACTACTAAGCATTTAAATTCTGTTTCTTTTGTCGATGATAATCATGGTTGGATTGTTGGGACTCAAGGATTAATACTCTCCACAATTGACGGAGGGATAAATTGGAATCAACAAGTAAGCGGTACAACAAATTGGTTATCTGGAGTTTATTTCATAGATGCTAATACTGGTTGGGTTGCTGGTGGTATGGGATGGTTAATCGGGTCAACATTGAAAACCTCAAATGGTGGAGAGGATTGGCAGGAACAGATTGTATCAAATGGACTGCTACACTCAGTTTTTTTTACAGACCGTGATAACGGTTGGGCAGTTGGAGAATATCAAATATTAAAAACAACGAATGGTGGAACTGATTGGATAATTCAGTTTCAGCAGGCAAGTAACCGTAATTTCTTTTCTGTTCATTTTGAAAATAATAGTTTAGGTTGGGTGGCAGGCGACTGTGGTCAAGTATTAAAAACTATAGATAGTGGAATAAATTGGTCTTATCAATTGAATAATCGTGGAGAATTGAATTCAGTATATTTTGCTAATAACGATATTGGCTGGGCTGCGGGTAATGGTAAAATAATAAGGACAACTAATGGAGGTTTAAAATGGATAATTTCAGCACAAGATTTGCCCGAACTAAATTCAATAAATTTCACCGACACAAATAATGGCTGGGTAGTTGGCGGCTATAACTGGAATAATAGTGATGGAATAATCTATATTACTACAGATGGAGGAGTGGAATGGATAGAGCAATATTCAGATTTTCAATGCGTATTTAAATCGATACAAATGTTAAATGAAGAAGTGGGTTGGGTTGTTGGTAAGGATAGCCAAAGTAAAGGCAGGATTCTGAAGACAACAAGTGGCGGTGCAGATTGGGTAACTCAATTAACTGATTATTCGGTAGGATTAAATTCAGTTTGCTTTGCTAATCAAAGCACTCTATGGGCAGTTGGGGATGAAGGTAAAATTCTTTGCTCCACAAATGGAGGTGCAAATTGGAATGAACAAATCAGTAACACGGATTTTAGCCTAAGATCAGTTTGTTTCGTAGATGAAAATAATGGTTGGGTTGTCGGTGGTGATTTAAATTACAGTTATGTGGGTATAATTTTACGAACAACCAATGGTGGGTTAGATTGGATTACACAAATAACAGATACGATTGGTTTTCAAAACTCAATCTTTTTTGTAGACACAAATAATGGCTGGTCAGTTGGTTACAGTGGTGGGGGTACTTCTTACCAATATGAAGTTATATTACACACAACTAATGGCGGTATTACGTGGACTCCTCAAGATGGCAGGTGCTACTGGATCAGTTCAGCATATTTTACAGATGAATTAAATGGATGGGTTGTTGGGTTACAATGGGACCCCAGTGCACTTGGCTTCGATGTTATTTTGAGAACTACCAACGGCGGTGTATCATTTGTTGAAGAAGAACAGACAGAAGAAATACCGACTGAGTTTTTACTTTCACAGAATTATCCAAATCCCTTCAATCCTTCAACAAAAATAAAATACTCAATTCCACCGGTCACTCTTCGACAAGCTCAGAGTGACATACCTGTCACACTTGTAGTTTATGATGTGTTGGGTAACGAAATTGAAACACTCGTTAACGAAGAAAAACCGGCAGGCACTTATGAAGTGACGTGGCATGCAGATGGACTACCAAGCGGAGTGTATTTTTATCAAATGAGGGCAGGTGACTATACAGCTGTGAAGAAAATGATCCTCCTTCGTTAA
- a CDS encoding ATP-binding protein: MRKKNRTGELRVKSRTENLSEIRDFVSLNALNAGIPEATVEKIILAVDEACTNIIKHAYKHSPEGEIIIKVEYDEEKFTVTIIDYGSSFDPDKVPLPDLQKYYREHRVGGLGMYLMKSLMDDVTYTTVPGKYNQVLLSKKIRSS, translated from the coding sequence ATCCGGAAAAAAAATAGAACCGGGGAACTCAGGGTAAAAAGCAGAACGGAAAACCTTTCCGAAATAAGGGATTTTGTAAGCCTGAATGCACTGAATGCGGGAATACCGGAAGCTACTGTTGAGAAGATAATCCTTGCTGTTGATGAAGCTTGCACAAATATTATCAAGCATGCATATAAGCATTCACCCGAAGGTGAAATTATTATAAAAGTTGAGTACGATGAAGAGAAATTCACTGTTACTATCATCGACTACGGAAGTTCATTCGATCCTGACAAAGTTCCTCTACCCGATCTGCAGAAGTATTACCGTGAGCACAGAGTCGGCGGTCTTGGAATGTATCTCATGAAATCATTGATGGATGATGTTACATACACCACCGTACCCGGAAAATACAACCAGGTTCTGCTTTCAAAGAAAATCAGGAGCAGCTGA
- a CDS encoding sigma-70 family RNA polymerase sigma factor, translated as MISKEEEKDLQQPQIASFDDDYSIIRRFLDGDSAAFQILVRRHKEKVRNIIYITMNNSALVDDIAQDVFITVYRNLKHFRFESQFTTWLYRITVNRCKDYLRKMNVRKIFFPVEDGIEVSDYSTPVENNDISKIVMDAISKLPIKLRMPLIMKDIEGFSYQEISESLNCEMGTVKSRIFRGREKLKEILQPFEKELMG; from the coding sequence ATGATTTCAAAAGAAGAAGAAAAGGACTTGCAGCAGCCTCAGATTGCATCATTTGATGATGATTACTCAATTATCAGGCGTTTCCTTGATGGGGATAGCGCTGCATTTCAGATTCTTGTTAGAAGACACAAAGAAAAAGTAAGGAATATTATCTACATAACAATGAACAACAGCGCTTTAGTCGATGATATAGCTCAGGACGTATTTATTACTGTTTACCGGAATCTCAAGCATTTCAGGTTCGAATCACAGTTTACCACCTGGCTTTACCGGATAACGGTTAACAGGTGCAAGGATTATTTAAGGAAGATGAATGTAAGGAAAATATTTTTCCCGGTTGAAGATGGAATTGAAGTATCGGATTATTCCACACCGGTTGAGAACAATGATATTTCAAAAATTGTTATGGATGCAATTTCCAAATTACCGATTAAACTTAGAATGCCTCTGATCATGAAGGATATCGAAGGATTCAGCTACCAGGAAATTTCTGAATCACTCAACTGTGAAATGGGTACTGTTAAATCAAGAATATTCAGAGGACGAGAAAAACTAAAAGAGATACTGCAGCCTTTTGAGAAGGAGCTGATGGGATGA
- a CDS encoding STAS domain-containing protein has protein sequence MKIKTTEKYGAVIVELKGNVMGGDDTKDFNDLLHKLIDEGKIRVIIDLSDVKFMNSSGLGMLIGGLTTMKKANGFYKLANVTDKIESLLIITKLITIFEHYESVDKAIESLPK, from the coding sequence ATGAAAATCAAAACCACCGAAAAATATGGAGCAGTAATAGTTGAATTAAAAGGAAATGTGATGGGCGGTGATGATACCAAAGATTTCAACGATCTGCTGCATAAATTAATTGACGAAGGTAAAATAAGAGTGATCATAGACTTGAGCGACGTAAAGTTCATGAATAGCTCTGGCCTTGGTATGTTGATTGGCGGTTTAACAACTATGAAAAAAGCAAATGGTTTTTATAAGCTTGCAAATGTTACAGATAAAATTGAAAGCTTACTTATAATCACTAAACTGATAACGATATTTGAGCATTACGAATCCGTCGATAAAGCAATTGAGTCATTGCCAAAATAA
- a CDS encoding adenylosuccinate synthase: MSVTVLVGSQWGDEGKGKIVDILSEKYKIVARYQGGANAGHTVIIGDQKYILHLIPSGILRDDVICVIGNGVVIDPTALLEEIELLEKNGIKVEGRLFISHNAHLIMPYHKLLDKIIESGDTKIGTTGRGIGPCYIDKFARKGIRIVDLLDRTELEKKIRLNLKEKNELLKKVYEHEGLDVDAIVKEYLEFDRTIDKYIKDVPSFLNQAIAEDKSVLLEGAQGALLDVDFGTYPFVTSSSPTSGGACTGTGIPPTKVDSVIGIVKAYTTRVGNGPFPTELLDEEGEKLRTIGAEFGATTGRPRRCGWYDAFLVAYSQMVNGITSVAITKLDVLSSFEKIKVCVAYELNGKKIKYFPTSVEQLSAVKPVYEILDGWNEDISNCLSYSDLPAKTKEYLDFIARHSGFKIEVISVGPKRKQTFYVQK; this comes from the coding sequence ATGAGTGTTACAGTTCTTGTCGGGAGCCAGTGGGGCGACGAAGGCAAAGGAAAAATTGTTGACATACTTAGTGAAAAGTATAAAATAGTCGCAAGATATCAGGGCGGTGCAAATGCCGGTCACACCGTTATCATCGGTGATCAAAAATATATTCTTCACCTAATACCTTCCGGCATATTACGGGATGATGTTATCTGCGTAATCGGCAACGGTGTTGTGATAGATCCGACTGCACTATTGGAAGAAATTGAACTCCTCGAAAAAAATGGGATCAAAGTAGAAGGTAGATTATTCATCAGTCATAATGCACACCTGATAATGCCATATCATAAACTGCTGGATAAAATAATAGAAAGCGGTGATACGAAAATCGGAACAACCGGAAGAGGAATTGGTCCTTGTTACATCGATAAGTTTGCACGGAAAGGAATACGAATAGTCGACCTTCTTGACCGAACCGAACTTGAAAAGAAAATACGGTTGAATCTCAAAGAAAAAAATGAACTGCTTAAAAAAGTTTATGAGCATGAAGGTCTGGATGTTGATGCTATTGTAAAAGAATATCTTGAGTTTGACAGAACAATTGACAAATATATTAAAGATGTTCCCTCTTTCCTGAACCAGGCAATTGCTGAAGACAAATCAGTTTTGCTTGAAGGTGCACAAGGTGCGTTACTTGATGTGGACTTCGGAACTTATCCATTTGTAACATCAAGCAGTCCTACTTCCGGAGGAGCTTGTACGGGTACTGGTATTCCTCCAACAAAAGTTGATTCAGTAATTGGTATTGTAAAGGCTTACACCACACGTGTTGGCAATGGTCCCTTCCCAACTGAACTTTTAGATGAAGAAGGTGAAAAGTTACGAACTATTGGAGCTGAGTTCGGCGCAACAACCGGACGACCGAGAAGATGCGGATGGTATGATGCATTCCTTGTTGCATATTCACAAATGGTAAATGGAATTACATCCGTCGCAATTACGAAGCTCGATGTACTCAGTAGCTTTGAAAAAATAAAAGTCTGCGTTGCATATGAACTTAATGGGAAGAAAATAAAATACTTCCCTACTTCTGTCGAACAGTTATCGGCAGTAAAACCTGTTTATGAAATTCTTGATGGTTGGAATGAAGACATAAGTAATTGTCTATCCTACAGTGACCTTCCTGCAAAAACAAAGGAGTATCTCGACTTCATTGCCAGGCATTCAGGATTCAAGATTGAAGTTATTTCGGTGGGACCGAAACGCAAACAGACATTCTACGTGCAAAAATAA
- a CDS encoding addiction module protein, which translates to MDLKSLESELLKLTPRERAIVTYKLLNSLENEESEDVEDIWLDEALSRYEQIVKTGKFTVDSELIIREAKSKYK; encoded by the coding sequence ATGGACTTAAAATCTTTAGAATCTGAATTACTAAAGCTTACACCAAGAGAGAGAGCAATTGTAACATACAAGCTTTTGAATAGTTTAGAAAATGAAGAATCAGAAGATGTGGAAGATATCTGGTTAGATGAAGCACTCAGCAGGTATGAACAGATTGTTAAGACCGGCAAGTTTACTGTTGATAGTGAACTAATTATTCGGGAAGCTAAGTCAAAGTATAAGTGA
- a CDS encoding STAS domain-containing protein yields MADFSTSIRESGEVSIIDLKGFLDAHTAPTLENNFAQLIKDSKFKIVVNFEDLAYISSAGLGVFMAFIENIRDNKGDIKLTNMSDKVFNIFDLLGFPLLYEIYKNEQEAINKFSGS; encoded by the coding sequence ATGGCAGATTTCAGTACATCAATTAGAGAAAGCGGGGAAGTTAGCATTATCGATCTCAAGGGTTTTCTTGATGCTCATACAGCACCAACTCTTGAGAATAATTTTGCGCAATTAATTAAAGACAGCAAATTCAAGATAGTTGTAAATTTTGAGGATCTCGCCTACATAAGCAGTGCAGGCTTGGGCGTGTTTATGGCATTCATAGAAAATATCAGAGATAATAAAGGAGATATCAAGCTTACTAATATGAGCGATAAAGTGTTCAACATATTTGATCTTCTTGGTTTTCCTCTTCTGTATGAAATTTACAAGAATGAACAGGAAGCAATTAATAAGTTTAGCGGGAGTTGA